In Anopheles bellator chromosome 2, idAnoBellAS_SP24_06.2, whole genome shotgun sequence, the genomic stretch TTTACCGCCGCGCCACCGTACTTGGTTTCCCGCACGAAGATCCCGGTATCGTCCAGGTAGTCGTCCTGCgtaaaatgaagcaaatgaaaagcGCTGACCACCACAAAAGCCCACGAGCGCAACCCCAATTTCCAGGTTCGGTTTGCCTCACCTTGACGTCGTCGTAGTCCGGTACCGATTCGCCGAAgcggccaccgctgctgccgtgccgaacgatgatgctgccggcccggccccgatCGTCAATCATCAGCACCTCGGTCAGGATGATCAGCCCGAAGACGGCGAAGAACGCCACGACGATAAGGAAGCTCATGCCGGCCCGCTCCCTTGCGCCCCAGGACGACTTCTTCATGCGCTTCGTGCGCGACGACATGGCCGGTTCTCAGCCCTTTCTCTTTTCCGCCCTGTCTACGACGACTTCCGGCGAACGAAAATCCGCTTCCGTAACGGGAGGCCTTAACTCATCGACGCCCGGACAGGGAGGGGGGGATTGGTGCGAGGCTGGAGGGGGGGCTCAATCAATGACAGTACGCGGAAGGACACTCCAAAGCGCTGGGGGGCGGGCCAGGTTGGGCCAGGCTGCCAGGCATGGGGGGGGCCCGTCgcgttggcgtggcgtgtggcgcgtGTTTATCCCTTCAGGACCGGGGCTTGCTTCCGTCTGCTTTGCGGCATTGTGGTTGACATCTGACCTATGTGATGGCCGCTCCGTAGTGGCTgaggctgccgctgctgctgaagatAGCCGAGGACCGGACCTGAAACACACACGCCGGCACATGCATACATTAGCGCAGAAGGATATTCGAGGAAGACAAGTTGATCCAGCGACCCACTCCAAGACATCGTGGGCTTGCCCGAGATAATGCCCGACACAAATAACGGCAAGGACACATGCACATAGCGGCCTGCTGTCCGTTGCAGCAATCTCCGCTCCCGACGATAATAATGGGCGTTCGGGTGGTTGGAAAGAAAGTCGTTAAAGTTTAAACATCCTGCCCCGGTGCTTGGCCGAAGAGTTCGAACTAGGACCGTCGCAAGGAGCCGGGTTGGCGGGTTGACCAATCACACCGGCAAATACCGAACGCGTGCATTGAAAAGTTCCAAAGGGTTTCATCGATATAATCTTGTTTTGTGGATCGGTGGATTCGATTATTAGGGTCCCAgttggaaaacggaaaacgggaacGCCGTCGACAAACCCCATTTTTGTTATAACTTTTTCATCGGCAGGACTTTTTCAGAGCCGCAAGCGCAACTGTTGAAAACTCCCATAGTCACgttatgaaaaatattaacACTTGCTCTAtcccgttggttggtttggctcaaatttacaattaatttacatTCTCCACTTATCTGACGGGGACCATACCGAAGGGATTTCCGAATACACAAGCCGTGTTTAGAAACTTTGATCCCGCATAAATCGGGCGTAATGTAAATATGTATTTTTGGCTCCAGACTTCACACGTACGGCCTGATCTTTGCGTGAAGTGTGACAGGAACGtgtggcaaatatttaccaGTCCGGAAAACCACAAACTTCCGCTCCATGTTTGATGTTCGGTTGCATGCCGAACATGTCTCGCATCTGACCGGCGTCGCGTGTGTGACCCACATGGAACTTGATTAAAATACCTGTTCCGTATTGTGAtgtcacaaaacaaaagaagggACTGCGAAAACGGAATGTCCTAAAGCTCTAATGGAATCCTAAAGGGTGTGGATGGATGATTAAAATCATCATCCCCCAGGTGAACGGCCGGATGCAACGGTCGGTGCGTGAACACGCGCCGAACTTATCTGCATTCCATCGCTGTGCCCAAAAACCTGATGCTCACCGTAGAACGATGGTCTACCCCCTAGAGAAAATGTAGGTCACGATTACcttgccaccggaaccagaGCAATTAGAGCACGTAGAGGACGGCGCGCAACCAAAAAGGATAAATCCTTAATGAGCTTCAAAAACTCGCTTCACCTGACAGAACGCGGTACGAGCAGGGGGTGCTTCCAATCCACACACGACCGCAAGGTATCGGAAACTATCGCCTCGCCAGCGAAACCTAAGCCGTGCAGAAGCCGCTTGTTTAAAGAATCACAAACTGCTGCATATTTGATGGGTCTATCGGGAAAGTTGGAGGGCTCGGGATTTGCAATCCGAGAACAGCCGAACGGGCCAATGCCGGTTATGAAACAACATGACCATCGTCTTGGCCGCGAGTACTCGTTATCGGTTCACGTAACCGATCCGACGTTCCACCAACCCACCCTTTCCGGTGTTGTTCTCCGGTGGTGACAGACACAACCTGTTCGTTCGCTTCGGGCGCTTTGACGTTGGCGACTTAGTAGGCCGTATCCCGAGGGCGATGAAGAATTCACACAAAGTTCTTGTAAAACTAATGCACAGATGCACCGTAAAGTTTCACCACTCGCTGGCTATCACTCGTGCTGGATGAGATTTGCTTTATCAAACTTGAGCATTATGGCCAACTCACTGCACGAGCACTTGAAACTGCACATCGCACTCCTAAACACGGACGGCCATGTTTAGAGTGGCGAATGTTTAACTTTGTTTTGATCCGCAGCCCACGAGCGGAACACTGCCTTCTGCGATTGTGATAATTTCCCGATACCGTACAGTGTGCCGTATCGTCGCGAATTACCAATCGGATCGACCTTCCGACTTCAGGGGTAGTGTATGGGGAGAGAAAAACTAGGACCACAATTTTCCGTGCCTGATagctcggtcggttcggggaTGACTCTGGCCACCctcgctttcggtttcggtgccccGTGCCGCATCCAGCCCGGTGACGAGAGTGCGAAAGGACGATTTCAGCACGTGCCAGCTGTCACTGTGAGAAGGATGGCGAGACATCTGTTTATGTTCGTTTGCGCATGTGCCGCTTgaagcacaccaacacactgaCCCATAGAATATTGTTGACAAGCGTTTGAGGTAGAATCCCACACCACCGTTTCCTGTACCGAATCTCATCCGAATAGATTCTTCTTTTATTTGCGAGCAGATAAGCTAAAAGGTTATTGCATCGTCGGTGCTCATAAACATGATTCGAATTCAAAAATTCGAATTCAATTCATTTCCAcggtgtgaaatatttcaccgctCGCTTGTTCGCCGTCTCGTACACAACAACCATGGTCGCGATCGTACACAAGCGTAACTCTCACTACCGACCGGCAGGTGGCGCTAGCTGTGCCTTTTAACCGATTTCCAAATTCAAATCCAAATCTTGGGCCCAattacgaaactcgaatcgagaactcgaacggtcatctcaattcattttgctatcgcggcagtcgatcgactttccgtgGCAGTAGCTTTCAGCTGGATGAACTATTTCTCGGTTATCGagtattaggagtatgcgtagaaatttatcgtttttttaccaaattgaatcgtttattgttcaaaactcttaacaaactagtcaatcgaagtagtgtccgtcgctagccactactttttgccatctttctggcaattgtcggattccatcgcggaagaatgccttatcttttaaggcgatccactgatcaatccaatttttacaatcttcatacgaagtgaagcgttcctcagctaatgcatgtgccattgacctgaaaagatggtaatccgaaggagccagatccggggaatacggcgggtggggtaggacctcccatttcagcgtttcaaggtatgtctttactggttgcgcgacatgcggccgagcattgtcgtgctgcagaatgatcgtgttatgcctttggccatattctggccgtttctccttcaatgctcggttcaaacgcattccttggagtcggtagcggtctccggtaattgtttcatttggcttcagcagctcataataaattacgccacgctggtcccaccaaatgcagagcagaagcttggatacatggaagttccgcttggccgtcgatgttgtcgcatgacccgggtatccatacgattttttgcgcttgggattatcataatgaacccacttttcatcgccagtaactactcgatgcaaaaaacctttgcgggtgtgtcgttggagcagttgttcactcatgcacaaacggcgttccacatcccttggcttcaactcgtaaggcagccagtttcccagcttttggaccattcccaacgctttcaaacgtctggaaattgttgtttggtccactccacatgcatctgcaagctgttgttgtgtttggcacgggtcatcttccagcaatgcttccaactcttcatctgcgaacgtcttcgctggtcccgggtgctccttgtcctcagtgcaaaaatcaccacttttgaagcgccgaaaccaattacgacaagtggcttcgcatataacagcatcgccataagcctcctgaagcaaccggcatgcttcggctgcggttttcttcagatggaagtgatacaacaacacttcccgcaaatgacgctttgttggctcgaattcgcacatggtttcgtgttaataacaatctcacaatggaaaaattgacaaatgtgatgatgcagatttgttgacagatgcctaagcttgacatttgacagttatttgatgacatttgtgccttctatccaacagtagcgccccctatatgtaaacgataaatttcaacgcatacacctaatatttTTGGCATCATGAAACTCGTATTCGTACTCCAATTTgacaatccggcttccgtcaactttttgctgcggaaagagcagcGTTGTTagaatgtttttgattttatcaattagtttgtattgtttatgctccgcagggatagcaaggtaggccgaaaggatactggtgggttTTTAGGcccgaataggccggaaagatacgggtaattcttttttaatcatgttgctacagcagttgcaaatagggcgaagagattctgactgctatctgtgtatgtgtatctgtgtgtgcaatgtttacaaaaatgcaccagaatggcagttcgtactcgaagagcttgacaagctttcacatttaagctcttttgcacattttagcacatttagcactcggagcttctctagTTGAAAACAGTGATgccgaccatcgagttcgacaaacgagtacgagaagttcactcgaatccgccgTACGAGTTCTGCAATAGGGGGACTTATCACCGTCTAACGATAAAGACCCGGTATCTACGAAATCGTGATTCAGGGTGGGCCAATGTTTTCGAACCCCACCGAAAGCATTCAGGTGAGTGGCCCCTGGTGGCAGTATGGATAAATACGAGGCAAATCTGCTGCGGCTAAATCACAGAATACGCGATTTGATTGCCCAAGTTGACCGACGTACGTTAAAAACGAGTGTTACCATTTGCCACGGAATGGCAATAACGAGCATTCATCTTTGCAGTGGACACTAAAAACCGGAAGCTTCACAACGAAAACACGGTACTCGTGGAGGATGTGGCGCGATTCCGTGCCCAGTACGCGCGGGCCGAAGAGGCAAGGCTTCAGTGCAAAGCGGAGGTCGAGAAGGAACTGGAACGTAGTCAGCAACAGTTCGAGGCGCATCAGTTGCTCAAAAGACGCTACAATGATTTGATCAAAGAGTACGTTGATCAAAATCACAAACTGAAGGCGCTGGAAGCTAATGCCAGCGTGAGGCATAGCCGCATCAAACGGAACCGGGTTCCGGTCGAGATCATAGGTAGGTTACGTGACAGAGTTGCGGTGAGGTCGGCTTCGAGTTCCTAGTGTATCGGTTCTAGTATCGAAGGACGCCAGCACGCAACCGCGAACGGTAGCGAGATATTCCTTTCAAGCGCGTTGGAATTTAATCAATTACGATAAGAAACGTGATACCAACAGGCAAACACTTTTGCTTACAACTCTACCAATATTACAATGgtttttaaaaaattccacAAGTAGAGTAAGTAACTCTGTATGCTTGCTTGTTTTAAGGAAAGATCTCGGACATTGGAAAACCCACGGCCTTTGAGGAGCGGATGACCACTCTGGAGAATCGCTGCAGTGCGCTGGAGAAGGAGCTGGCCAAGGCGTACACCATAATCGATGATTTAGAGTTCGAACTGGAGACGGTAAGCGCGAGCGAACTAAAAAGCCATAATATTTTATCACATCATTCTCCTCTTACAGATCGATCACTTAGAAGATCTGAACGATCAGTTGGAACGGCAAGTAAGAGATCTAAAGGTGGAGCTAGAGCTACACCGTCGAAGCTCACTATCGTCCGACCATCTAGCAGCCCTGGCGACCTCACCGCATACTCAAATGTAAGGCCTTGCTTTTACTAGGCCCGGCCAATGCTTTTATTGCACGCGTCGATCGCTTTTTTATCACTATAATGTGCTTCTTTCTATTTGATTAGCACCCCTGGCGCGGACCTTAGCGGTACAAAACAAACCTCAGCACCGTCCGACTCGCAGAAGGTAAGTGAGCCGACAGAGGCCGAAAAAGCGCCCCATTCGCCAATTCCATTCTGCCTGCTCCAAATATGATCCGCCCATGCGGGTTTAAAACGCCATCGGCAATCACCACTCCTGGCGGACACCTGAACATTTGAGAGCCCTGATCAAGCCCCGGCAAGGCTAGACAGACTGTGGCCACGGAGGTCGAATGGGTTACCCCTTTGGGTGTCAGCTTCTCTGCGCTTTACCGACTCCCCAAAACGTAGCATCGGAAAGGACAGTCCGAAGTCCGAAAGATCTCaagaaagcgagaaagagagacagagttcCTTTCaagctttctttctcttgctcCTTCGCTTCGATCGCTACGCTCATAAAATGCTTAACGTAAAACAGATTCGAAGCATGCTGCTCCGTTGAGTAGTTCCTTGGCAAACCATGCGTCAGGAGCAATCGGCCAGCTACGCGCACCCTCGCGAAATGATTTTGCTACTGAGGTCGTGCCTCTGGTCCGTCGATCGGGAGAGAGGGCTCGACCGTATAATTGGGCAGCAACTAGGGAGCTGTGGGCCCCCGATTGCCGCCACGATTCcgtccgaaaaaaaactccgAAATTGTCTGGAATAGCACTTTAACTACTCCTTCACATTCCAACTATGAAATGCACTTCATGTGAAGTGAACTAATTCTGCCACTTTAAATCCTATGCAAATTGAATCCATGCTTATCATcaaaagcagcataaaattcgCACGCTGACAGGTTGCTGCTTCGATTCCACTGTTCGCTCCCAAACCCTTATCAATCCAGACTGACTGACTTACGGACGCAGGGTAGAGAACCGCGTTGAAATCGGTTTTATCTGGAAACTTTTTCTCCCTTTCCCAGTACAATCTCCATTAACTCGCCCCCGAGTTCGTGACGGGTGACCTATTTCGGGCGAATGGGGCCTCAACGGCAGGACTCGACTCGGGGCTGGCGTTTTCACGGTCGAGGGCTCGTGTAGTTCGCAGAAACGTTCGGTTACATCATACGTGCTGACACACATATCCGGGGCTTTGGTCCAGAACACAGAGTGTGGCACAACCTTTGCCCAAGTATCAACCAGGCCCCACGCACTTCGCGTAATGGTTTTCATTCTTCTGTCGATTAGTTGTGGCCGATTGCACCAACCCAGCACAGGCCAAGTTTGGGGCCCATTCCACGCCCTGTGATCTGGATATCTTGCCCTACAATtcgacgaatcgatcgataacaAAATGCTGTAATTTTCGCTCATTACGCTTTTCGATGGTGTCAGACCCTTTAATGGTGGTGCAATTACAGCTGCTTTTTTTCAGTACCCGACTACCTTGCCAGTGGCTTCCACTGCGTGGCAGTGACATCGACGAACACAAGTGATAAATTCTACTAAACTTACTACGAAAGTACGAGCATATTTTTAAGCTTAATTTTAGAACATTTTTCTACAGTTTTTGCAATATTAAAATTTTTCCATTAACTGCTCGGATTGTGGAACATCTTCCAGTTCGCGAAAGGAACTGTGAagttacaaaataaaacattcgcGATCTCCGAAGTCGCGTGCTCAGGTCAGGTTCACACGAAAAGGCTTCAATCTTCATTTACAAATTCATTCCATGCCTTCCTGTTATCCTTGACAATGATCACTAaacggctggctggttgggtgCCGGTGTAAAACACAGCCGTGGGCAGGTTTCGCCGCGATCGACCCCTCGATGAAGATGTTACATAAGCTAATTGCCTTAAAAGATGAGCCGACCTCTCGGACCGCGCTCAACCTGCGGACCCGTGTCGTTTTCCTGTCAGATTTATTTCTCTGTTACCCTTCCCTCTTGACGCTTTCCGGTTTCGATCCGCAAGTGTCCATTCCTTCTTCTACGCGTTTCTACGAAAAATCACCGCAACActattgaatatttttattaatctTTTCAGTTTTTCGAACAGACGTCAGGCGCACTTTCCTTAGAGCAAAACGCAAACGTTGGGACCATTTCTGAAATGCTTCCAGCTCTACAGTTGACGGAACCGAGAGTGTTACAGCAGCCACCAGGAGAATAGAAACGCCAAGTATTGACTCGAATGTATAGAACACTAATATAAGCATCGTTTCTTAAATAAATGGCTTACGGTTCGGTCACATATCTGTCCCACCAATTTCTGGCAATTTCTTGCCCTCATGACCATGAGGCACCGCACCGGCCAAATGCGAGTTTCGTTGCATAATGTGAGCGACCACCGGTGGAATAAAggtaaaaagtgaaaagtatAACATGAACACGGTACCGACTGTCGGGACTGAATTTCTCCACCATTTTTTGAGGCGGTAAACACAAAAAGAACCACTACCGAAGCCGTTGTGTTGGCCCAATTTATCGACCATGAAGCCTGTGTGAATCCTGTGGGTGCACTCGATCTCAATGCCCGTGCAATATTGAAAATTTTCTTAAAACAACATAATCCCAGCTTGTCGGGCACTTTTTTCCCTGATCCTCACGACTGGCCGCGCAACTGGCCCCAAGGCAGCTCCACTTGCCACGCGTTGCCATGTGGTGGAGTTGATTGAAATTTGGTGTTGGCGGCCCACGGGCAACGGCTGCAGACCCAAACCCAAACGAGAGCCGCGAATGTTTcgcgcaaaaccgaaacattaCTCACAAGGTCGCACGGCTCAAGACGGCGTGTGTTACGAAATACCTGGGAGTTTGCTGGCggtgcctggtggtggtggtggtgcaaaaaaaaaactgtcgcCAACCGGTACCAGCCCTGCCCGGTGAGGGTGAAGCGAAAGTGTTTCAACAGGATCGTGGCCGGCACGATCGGTCGATCATTATAATCACTGCTTTTTTCTCGACGTCCGTCGAATTCCTCCTCAGCTGGACGTCGCAACGACATCACGATGTCAATcaagtgttgttgttgctttgcatcggcaccggcaccgggcaaTCGGTAGATAacccgcagagagagagagatcgtatggtgaaaaatgtaaagaaCCTACTCACTTGGCCCTTGGACTCGAACCGCACCGGCAGTCAGCTCTGGGCGATGTTAAACGGTCGATGAAAGTGTAGTAAATTTTGCAAATTAAACACTCCTTATTGCTTAAAGAGTTTTCTAAGCTCTAATAATTtgtactaggttgttcaataagttcgtagcctcgataagaaaaacacatttttattgttttgaaatacaatttttaattcagtatggccttcctgaacaacGATAGAATTGATTTGACGAGACTTCAATCTATGAATTCCCAgcctgaagtgagaaactggaagggcttccacagctgttgatgatctcatcatttgatgtcgatactaaatggcttgtaaacagAAATTtggtgaccgattgaaatgaaacttcacatacgttcatatgaagagtgtaccaatataacaaaaaaatgaagctcATAGCAATGCCCTTTGTTATTAAGGCAAAAAACTTATTGGATACCCCAGTACTTCTCACCTGGCCCTAGGACCCGAACCGCACCAGCTGCCATCTCTTTGCGATGTTAAACGGTCGATGAATGGTAGCTTCTGTGAATGGTAGTAAATGTTGCAAATTACACACATCTTCTTGTTTGAAGAGTTTTCTCTAAAGAACTCTAATCATTTGTATTAAGTATGTGAATAAATTCTTGCCGTTTTACAATCGATTACGTTTTACATTAACTTTCACAAAcaatatgtttttaatatgTGTTCGTTAGCTTTTACGTATCTAACGCACTATAGGTTTTAtgttaaaatgtaaataactCTTTTTATAAGCATCTGAAAACGTTGAGGTGTGTTCTTGATAAAGTGTTTTCGCGGCGATTACTTTAATATGACGAAAAATgctatcaaaacaaaatattttcatgGATGTTTATAGTGAATATGTTTTAGCTAAGAGAACGAGTCAGATGTGATTTGCGCGTTTGAAAAGTTGTTATTTTGGCTTCCGAGACCTGGACAAACGAAAAAgtatgatgatgaaaaattggtAACATTGCTCGATGAGGATGTATGTCAGACGCGaaacattgaaagaaggaaaaccatttacGAATTTCTAGTTGTGCtgctgaaaagaaaggggttcttgtaccgaatcgtcactgctgatgaaaaggggagttattacgAAAATCTTAAAGGTAAAAAGtcctggatacagcttggtgaactAAGTTCATtgcaaccaaagcgaaatattcactgcgcaacggttatgctgtgcatatggtgggattaaaaaggtgtggtgtactttgagctttttaaacctaatgaaattgttgAAGGAGAATTCCAtgaacaacaattaatgcatttgaagcaaaggcttggccataaaacgacgagaaaaaaaagacaaggatttttcaattttttgggATAAAAGACAaggatttttcaaaatgacaaaacacgagcccacatcgcaaaactgAAAAATACTATCTCGATTGTTACACGAGTAACAATTTGGCAGCACAGTGGTTAACTtattatgaaagtattgaaaaaagggactctgaggggatcgctgataaagatgaGGAGTTCTATCAACACGGAATCGAGAAACTACCTAAAAGGTAGGATAAAGTAGTAACTAACGACGggcaatactttcattaaggtagtcatacggTTTGTTATTGTAATTAAGTgacaaatgtcgaataaaaaccgaactaattaatttgcagaccttATAGTAAATGTTGCAAATTCCACAGACCTTCTTGTTTTAAGAGTTTCGTTTAAAGAGTTCCAATCATTTGTAGATCGTAGAGTTTCATAATTGAAATACATTTGTTTCAGTTCGAACGAGTCTCTGGTAATTTTTGATCAGGGCTCTACAATCTGTTGGCTCGCTCGTTGGACCAGCTGGACCAGTGCTCAGATATTGCCCCAAATTTTAATAGAGACATTCCAGTGCATGATTAATGCAGGTTTATTTGCGACACGCACGTTTATCGATCGCGCTCGACTCTAATACTGTACTGGAATTCTTGAAACTGGTAGCTCTTGCCGTAATCAATAGACTTGCCCGTGGTACTAAAAAGTGGTGCATCATAATACTTCACACACAAGGACACCGATTGGCAGTTGGAGTTATTGTCCCGGTGGTCGGTAGCCATTTATCAACTGCCAAACGACTGGACCCTCGCCCTCGGCCTCGGGCTGTCTCGGTTGCCATTGAACAGCCCATAGCCGTGGGAATGATACGACCGATCCGGAGGCGAGCGATTCCTACGACAAAACCGCATCGACCCTAATTTGATACTTTTAGGCAGTCGAATTGGGCAGCTTGGGCCCATGCCCGTGCCCGCGGGGGTTCCCTGACCTAACGAAACTTCGACCGACGAGCACGTCAGCCGATCAGTCCGACTAATTGATTAAAGCCCAAAAATACCCTTTAGCCACAGATGCACCACCGTACCCGATCCATGCGTGTCCTCCACGGGCAGACTAATCTG encodes the following:
- the LOC131207685 gene encoding paramyosin-like yields the protein MDKYEANLLRLNHRIRDLIAQVDRLDTKNRKLHNENTVLVEDVARFRAQYARAEEARLQCKAEVEKELERSQQQFEAHQLLKRRYNDLIKEYVDQNHKLKALEANASVRHSRIKRNRVPVEIIGKISDIGKPTAFEERMTTLENRCSALEKELAKAYTIIDDLEFELETIDHLEDLNDQLERQVRDLKVELELHRRSSLSSDHLAALATSPHTQITPGADLSGTKQTSAPSDSQKAVELGSLGPCPCPRGFPDLTKLRPTSTSADQSD